The Lewinellaceae bacterium DNA window AAAACGACAAAAAGTCTTTAGAAGAGGAAAATAGAATAAATGCGAGAAAATTAAGATTACTTAAGTTCGAAAAGATTACCCAAGATTACAAAATTGCATATGACTGGGATACCTTGAATCTTGATTTTACGATAGAACATGACACAATATTAAAGTCTAAGCATCAATTAATAAAGAATATTGATATCTTGGATGTACAAAAAAATGATACTTTATATTCAGTAATAATACAATGTGACTCATACCCAATATACATTTTTACACTTACAACAACAGATCATAATATTATTGAGATAATTATTAACAATAAAGATATAATTAATTATAAATTTGCAATGATCGTTAGCATTAAAAAAATTAAAAAAGGCTTATTCCAAATAAGTTCCGAAATAAATGATGATGGTTTTGCTCATCCTGAACTTGAACCTTCTGATTACTATTTTGGAGAAGGAGAACTAATAAACTTAATTAAAGTTGATTAAAATTACTCAGGTTAAAAGTGTTTATAGTTTGATAAAATATTAATTTCTCTCAATTAAGATAAAAGTTTGAAATGAGAGTCTACTTGAAGTTTAATAATTTCATCATAGTCGGTTGATTTAGAGACTATCATCGGACTGTTAAAAATTACCTAAAGTACCCTCAGAACTCAAAGCACATAGCCAAAATCTCAAGATTGCTTCAACCTATACCTCTCTTCTCCCAGTTCGGCATCCAACATCTGACTTACTTGTGCTTTGACTACCTCAAACTGACTTTCCGGAACAAGAATGGAGTCGTGTTTGGTTATTACATGGAATCCTTCCTCCTGCAAATTGTGAAGGAGCAAATCCACAAAGATAGAGGCTTCCAAGTTCATTAAAAGTATGGAAAGGCAACTGTTACCAGCCTTGTATGTTGTTTTACTCTTCTTTTCCCGGGAATGTACACAACCGCAATAAAGAGAGTTCCCAGCAATGTCTTCTGATTCAAACTCGTTGTGCATATATGCTTTCAAGTCTTTTACAAGATTTAGGACGCCTGGCGGGGAGGTCGACCTTGGAACACTATGGATCGCCGCAAGGCAATCCGGATATTGACCCGTTTTATACATATTACCCACCCCTAAATCCCCTCCAGGGAGGGGACTTCCTTGCAACATCGGTTATTCTTAATTGATACATTCATATTGACCCTGGAGCACTAAAGGTCGCGCTTGAGATTTCTCCATTTCGGCTCATTCTTCGCCTCCAGTCGAAATGACAGATAACTTTATAGATCAGCATAGAGCCGCAACGGATCAAATCTGCATAGCCATTGAGTTCCTTTCACCATTTCAATGTTTCAATTATTATTACTCTGTGTACCTATGTGCAAGACTCTGTGGTCCTCTGTGGTTCCCTTAGGACACGCTATTGGCCGCCTGGCGGGGAGGTTGACCTTGGAGCCCCAAGGATGGCCGTAAGGCAATCCGGATATTGACCCGTTTTATGCATATTACCCACCCCTAAATCCCCTCCTCGGAGGGGACTTCCTTGCAACATCAGTTATTGTTAATTGATACATTCATATTGACCCTGGAGCACTAAAGGTCGCACTTGAGATTTCTCCATTTCGGCTCATCCTTCACCTTCAGTCGAAATGACAGATAACTATATAAATTAGCAGAGAGCATCAATGGATCGTTACTGCATAGCCATTGAGTTCCTTTCACCATTTCAATGTTTCAATTACTATTACTCTGTGTACCTCTGTGCGAGACTCTGTGGTCCTCTGTGGTTACCTTAGGACACGCTATTGGCCGCGGATTTTATCCAAAAGTGGGTACGGTTGGTAAATATTCAATAATTTTCGGGATGACGGACCGCGAACTATGGCAACGCATCCAGGCAGGAAATGAAGCGGCCTTCCAGGAACTCTTTTACCGCCATCACCCGGCCATGGTTAACCTGGCATTTGTGATGCTTCGGGATGAATCCCTGGCCAGGGACATTGCACAGGATGTCTTTGTCCGGTTATGGGTAAAACGATCCGAAATCCAGATCCACGGAGCATGCAAATCTTACTTATTATCCGCCGTACGCAACCGATGCATCACCGAACTCAAAAAGGAGAAAAAACTTGATTTTACCGATCAGATTGAAACACTGGCCCCAGCTCAGGATGCACACGACAACATGCATATCCAGGATCTGGAAAAGTCGATCCAGTCCGGGATCCAGCGTTTGCCTGATGCCTGCCGCACCGTTTTTGTGCTGCGTCGCCTGGAAGAGTTATCACTTAAAGAAATCGCCAGTCAGTTAGGGATATCACCGAAGACCGTAGAAAATCAATTGACCAAAGCACATAAGATCCTGGCATCACACTTAAAACCATTGCTCCTGTGGATATGGGTTTTACTCAATTTTATTCATCGGCCGTAGGGGATGCCTGCCGTAGA harbors:
- a CDS encoding RNA polymerase sigma-70 factor; the encoded protein is MTDRELWQRIQAGNEAAFQELFYRHHPAMVNLAFVMLRDESLARDIAQDVFVRLWVKRSEIQIHGACKSYLLSAVRNRCITELKKEKKLDFTDQIETLAPAQDAHDNMHIQDLEKSIQSGIQRLPDACRTVFVLRRLEELSLKEIASQLGISPKTVENQLTKAHKILASHLKPLLLWIWVLLNFIHRP